Part of the bacterium genome is shown below.
CTAATCTCTTGTTTTTATTCTTTTCTGATTCCTCCAGCGCTTTTGCAAAATCGGCGTCCGATTTTTTTGACGGTTGCGTGGCCGTGCATGAGGTGCAAACAAGAACACTCACAAGAAATACAATTCCTCTTTTCATAAAGCATGCCTTCGTTGATGAAGATATGATAAATATTTTACTCTGTTTTCCATTTTGATACACATTCTCCGCATAAGCAATTGCTGCGTAAGTAAGTATACGAAAATATACCGGTATCATGCTGATCAGACCATGTGAAACGCAGCGCATACCGCCCTACCTCCTGAACGTCACTCATAGCAATATCTTTGAAACGAGCGATATCCATGGAGCCGTCGTTTACCGGCGCGCCGCCGTGTTTCGTTCCATCGCAGTTCGCGCAAGGGCAAATGGAACGCAAATAATCGAAG
Proteins encoded:
- a CDS encoding DUF971 domain-containing protein; this translates as MQIKELTAVDVTIDRSGKKMSIVWGDNHSSEYGFDYLRSICPCANCDGTKHGGAPVNDGSMDIARFKDIAMSDVQEVGRYALRFTWSDQHDTGIFSYTYLRSNCLCGECVSKWKTE